Part of the Stackebrandtia endophytica genome is shown below.
TCGAACGGCGAACCGACGTCGAGGCTTCGCCACATGGTCCCGGTGTTCGTACCGGAGGGCCGGTCCTCGCCGGTCTGCTCGTTCTCCTTGCGCAGTCCCAGCGAACCGGCGACCGCGTCGAACGTGCCGCCCAGGGTGAGGGTCGCCGAGGTCGCCACCACGGTCCGTCCCGCGAACAGTTCCTCGCCGAGCAGTCCCGCCACCGACAGTGGCGCGACCACGAGGCTGCGGCCGCGACCGTCGCCTTCGCACCACCGCACGTCGGAGTCGGCGTCGATGAGGCAGCGCTGTGCGGTCTCCTGCGCCTCGGTCAACTGCGACTTCAACTGGTTGCGCGCCATCGAATCGGCGGAATCAGGTGAGACGCCGCCGATCCCGCTGACCGCCTCGCGGCACACCGCCTCCAGCAGAGTCAACGCCTGGTTCAGCGCCTCGGGCAGTTCCAGAAGGCGGGTGTTCGGGCTGTCGGAGACGGCGACGCCCAGCAGGTCGGCCGCCTCGGCGAGTCGGCCGGAGATGTCGTTGCCGCAGATCTTGGTGGATCGTCGGGACAGGCGGTCGAGTGAACTCGCCGACAACTCCGCTCGGGCCGCCGACGTGGTGCGATCGGCCAGTTCGTGCGCCTCATCGATGATGAGCAGTTTGTGTTCGGGCAGGATCGACCGGTTGTGGATCAGGTCGATCGACAGCAGCGCGTGGTTGGTGACGATGATGTCGGCCGCCCGCGCCCGGTCGCGTGCCCGTTCGGCGAAACATTCCGCCCCCCACCGGCAGTTGCTCACTCCCACGCAGTCTCGCGCCGACGTCGACATCTGGCGCCACGCGGTATCGGAGACACCCGGGTCCAGGTCGTCGCGGTCACCGGTGTCGGTGTCGCTCGCCCATTCGGTCAACCGCCCGATGTCCTTGCCCAACCGGGACCGTTGCCCCAGCCAGCCGGAGTCCTCCTCGCCGGTGTCGAACAGGGTGTCCTCGTCGTCGGCACCGATCTTGGCCGGGCACAGATAGTGGTGCCGTCCTTTGAAGACGGCGAACTTCGGGGTGCGTCCCAGAACCTCGCTGACGGCCTCGGCGAGGCGCGGCAGGTCGGTGGAGATCAGTTGTGACTGCAGCGCCAACGTGGCCGTGGACACCACGACCGGACCGTCCGACAGCAACGCCGGGGCCAGGTAGGCAAGCGACTTGCCGGTGCCCGTTCCGGCCTGCGCCAACAGATGTTCACCGGTTCTTTGTGACTCGGCGATTGCGGTGGCCATCTGCTGTTGTCCGGGCCTGATCTCTCCATTGGGGACAGCGGAAACCGCGGCCTCCAAGAGTTGGTCGACTGTCGGTTTGGTCACGCGGTGACGGTACCGGTTGGGGGTGACTCCTCCGCCGGCTCCTCTGTCGGAGGTGGTGACGGTTTCATCCGCAATTGCCTCACACCCGCGTTGAGGACGGCGACCAACGGCACCGCGATCAACGCACCGATGATCCCGGCCAACACGACCCCGGCACCCACCGCCAACACCACCGCCAACGGGTGGATGCTGACCGCGCGACCCATCAGGATCGGTTGCAGCACATTGCCTTCCAGCTGCTGTACCGCCAACACCAGACCCAACACGATCAGCGCGGTGACCCAGTCGTCACCGACCAGCGCGACCAGTACGGCGACCGCACCCGACACCGTCGCTCCGACGATCGGCACGAACGCGCCCAGGAACACCAGCGCGGCCAACGGAATCGCCAGCGGCACCTTCAACAGAACCAGTCCGGCCCCGATACCGACCGCGTCGATGACGGCCACCAGGATCGTGGCGCGCACATAGGACACCAGGGACCGCCACGAGGCGTTACCCGCCCGCACCATGGGCTCGGTGGCGGCCGTCGGAAGCATCCCGATGAGGAAGTTCCAGATGCGGCGCCCGTCCCGCATGAAGAAGAACGTGGTGAACAGCACCAGGAACAGACCGGTCAAAGTGGTCAATGCGACGCCGAGCGTGACGCCGGCGGTCTCGGCGGCGCTGGTCGGGTCGGCGGCCAACCAGTTGCTGATGGAGTCGCTCAACTGCTTGAAGAAGTTGTCGATCTGGGCCTGCTCCAGATGCAGCGGCCCCTCCTTCGCCCAGGTCTGAATGGTCTGGACACCACGCTGGACGTTCGCCACCAGCTCCGGGACACCCTCGATGAACTGGTTGATGACGTAGGTCAACACCCCGGCGACGGTGCCCAACCCCGCCACCAGCACCACCGCGGCGGCCAGCGAGCGGGGGATGTGAGCCCGGACCAGCAGCGCCACCAACGGTTGCAGCATCGCCGCCAACAGCAGCGAGATCAACATCGGGATGACCACCACGGCCAGGATGTCGGCCAGGTAGAGAACCCCGATGACGGCCGCGGCGATGACCAGGGTCCGCCAGGCCCAACTGGACGCGACCTTCAACGATCGGGGGATACCGGGATCGGCCTCGGGATCGGGTTCCAGGTCGTCGACCGGCGGCGGCTCCGGTGGCGGCGGGTCCTCGTTGCGGTGTCGTGCCTGTTCGACGCGTTCCAGATAGGGGTTCTTCCGCAGAGCGCGCCACACTTGTCGGGCGCGAGCACTGGTACGGCCCAGCCGACTCATGACGTCTCCTCAAGCTTCACTGTTGCATCGTGACCACCACCGTACCCAAGTCGGCCACCGGTTACCGTCGCACGCGTACGTGGATACCTCTTTCATGGCGCTGGAAAGCGATGACAGTCCGAGGACCGGAACCACCCGTACCGGGAGGTAATGGCCACCCGAGGCATGCCCGGTAGGGTGGGCTGCTGTGACCGCATACGACACCAAAACCGGCCTCCCCATCCGCCTGCTGCACGACCGGCTGCTGGTACGTGTCGACGATGAAGGCGAACGCAGGTCGGCGGCCGGGATCGTGATTCCGGCGACCGCCTCGATCGGACACCGGTTGTCATGGGCCCGCGCGGTGGCGGTCGGCCCACTGGTTCGGTCGGTACAGGTCGAGGACCGCGTGCTGTTCGACCCAGATGACCGATCCGAAGTGGAACTTCACGGTGAGGATTACGTGCTCCTGCGGGAGCGTGACATCCACGCCGTCGCCGCCCCGCACATCGACGACAACGGGACCGGCCTCTACCTGTGACGACCCCGACCTGTTCCACCCGCGAGAGCGTCTCGTTATCGAAGCCGCCTGGATCGACCAGGCGGCTTCGCGATAAGTGAAATATTTCCTGTCGGCGGTTTTGGGCTCGACGGTAAGGTCTCGGCATGAGACGCATTGACCAGATAGCCGACAAGTTCGTCGCCGACAGCATCGCGCTGAGCCCCGAACTGGGCACCTACATGGGCATCCCGGGGCGTGACCACGAGCTTGACGATTTCTCCCCGGCGGGATACCGCGCCAAGGCGGACCTGGAACGGGCTGCGCTCGCGGAGCTGCTCGACACCGAACCGGTGGACGAGCGGGAACGCGTCGCCAAGGAGGGCATGGTCGAGCGCCTGGAACTGGCGTTGGAACGCTACGACGCCGGCGACGTCCACCTCGACCTGAACGTCATCGCCAGTGGTGCGCACGGTATCCGTCAGGTGTTCGACCTGATGAACACCGAGGGCGCCGAGGCCGCCGCGAACGTCGCTGCCCGGTTGAACGCGGTCCCGACCGCGTTCGAGCAGTACACCGAGACGCTGCGTGCCGAGGCCGCCAAGGGGCGGGTCGCGGCTCGCCGGCAGGTCACCGAGGTCGCCGCCCACTGCGACAACTGGAACGGTGCCGGCGGTGAGGACTTCTGGTCCAGCGTCGTCGCCAAGACCACCGTGGACGGTGAGGCCGCCACCGGAGAGTTGGGCGACTCGCTGGCCACCGGCGCCGAGGCCGCTCGGGCCGCCACCGCGAAGTTCGCGGCGTTCCTGCGTGAGGAGTTGGCGCCGAAGGCGCCGGAGAAGGACGCGGTCGGTCGGGAGCGGTACGCCCGCGCCTCGCGGTACTTCCTGGGAGAGTCGATCGACCTGGAGGAGACCTACGCCTGGGGTTGGCAGGAACTGCACCGCATCGAGACAGAGATGGCGCAGGTCGCCGACCGGATCAAGTCGGGTGCCACCGTCGACGAGGTCGTCGACCTGTTGGACGCCGACCCGGAGCAGATCGTTCACGACAAGAACGATTTCCGCGACTGGATGCAGGAGTTGGCCGACGCGACCGTCGCCGACATGGCCGACACCCACTTCGACATCCCCGAGGCGGTTCGCCGCATCGAATGCATGATCGCCCCCACCGCCGACGGCGCCATCTACTACACCGGACCGAGCGAGGACTTCTCCCGTCCCGGTCGTATGTGGTGGTCGGTGCCCGAAGGACAGGACAAGTTCTCCAAGTGGCGTGAGGTCACCACCGTCTACCACGAGGGCGTCCCCGGACATCACCTCCAGATCGGACAGAGCGCCTACCGTTCCGAACTGCTGAACCGGTACCAGCGGCAGCTGCTGTGGTGCTCGGGACACGGTGAAGGATGGGCTCTGTACTCCGAACGTCTCATGGACGAACTCGGTTACCTGTCGGAACCGGCGAACAAACTGGGCATGTTGGACGGTCAGGCGTTCCGTGCCGCCCGCGTCATCGTCGACATCGGTGTCCACTTGGAACTGGAGATCCCGGAGGACAACCCGTTCGGTTTCGCACCGGGTCAGACCTGGAACGCCGACCTGGCCTGGGAGTTCCTGCGTGCGCACTGCCGTATCGAGGAGGACATGTTGCGGTTCGAGTTGAACCGGTACCTCGGATGGCCCGGCCAGGCACCGTCCTACAAGGTCGGTGAGCGCATCTGGATGGCCGCGCGCGAGGAATACCAGCAGCGCAAGGGTTCCGACTTCAGCCTCAAGCAGTTCCACACCGACTCGCTGAACCTCGGCTCCCTCGGCCTCGGCCCGTTCCGGGCAGCGATGCGTCGCTTGTAGACCGTTCCCCGCCGTCCGGTCACCTCCTGCGGTCGCCGGACGGCGGGGTTTCGTCGTCTTGGGGCGAAACTGCGGTTTTCCGCAGGTGATCGGACGGCTTTCGGCACTGTTTTCCACCGCGCCGATTTCTAACGTCGGTGGCATGGAAACCGAAGCACCCGAATTGAACACCGTCGCCGAATGGGCGATCGATCTGATGGAGACCCTCGGCAGCGCCGGGGCCGGACTGGCGATCGCACTGGAGAACCTGTTCCCACCGTTGCCCAGCGAGATCATCCTCCCGCTGGCGGGCTTCACCGCCAGCCGGGGAACCTTTAGTCTCGCCGAGGCACTGATCTGGACCACCCTGGGCTCACTCGTCGGGGCCGTGGCCCTGTACGCGCTGGGCGCACTGTTGGGACGGGACCGATTGCGCCGCATCGCCTCTCGGGTACCCCTGCTGAAACTAGCCGACGTCGACCGCGCCGAAGCCTGGTTTACCCGACACGGATCCAAGGCGGTGTTCTTCGGCCGGATGATCCCCATATTCCGCAGCCTGATCTCGATACCGGCCGGAGTCGAACGCATGCCGGTGGCCCGATTCATCCTGTTGACCACCGCCGGAAGCGCCATATGGAACACGGTCTTCGTCCTGGCCGGTTACTACCTCGGGGAGAATTGGCACGTGGTGGAACAGTACGCCGACATACTTCAAAAGATCGTCATCGTCGCGGTGGTCGTGACGGCGGTGGTCTTCGTGGTGTCGCGGTGGCGGCAGCATTCGCGCGCCAAGGCTTCGGCATGACCGAGCCGGACACTGAGACCGCGAGTATGCCGATATCGGCCGTGCGCCACCTGGTGGCGGCGGTCGCCACGGTGCTGATGCTTCCGGTCCAGGCGTTCGCGATCACGGCGGCGCCGGTGACGGCGGCACCTGCCGATCTGGTCGCCGCCTGGACCGGTCGTCGCCTGACCTGGGCCGACGGGCGAGTCCGCTCGGATCGGCCCATCGATCGGCGCCGTCTCGGCCTGGTGGTCGCGGGGTTCGCCGTCGGACTCGCCAACGCCGGAGTGCTCGCGTTGATCGGTCTGGGTCTGTACGTCGCCGTCACCGTCCTCATCGGAGCTGCCACCGGCGGGCCGGTACCGATCTTCGAGGCCGGACCCGGTCAGGTCACCTGGTCGACCGTCGTCTGGTTCACGTTGCCGGGCGTGGTGTTGCTGTTCCTCGGCGTATCGGGACTGGCCGCCATCTCCCATCTGGATCGCCGTGCCTGGATCGCCTTCGCACGGCCGAGCGCCGACGACCTCGAACGGCAGGTCGACCGGTTGAACACCACGTTGGCCGACGTCATCGCCGCCGTCGACACCGAACGTCGACGCATCGAGAGAGACATCCACGATGGAATTCAACAGCGAGTCGTGGCGTTGTCGATCCTGTTGGCGCGAGCCGAACGGACCGGGGACGCCGAACAACGCCGTGACCTGCACCGCCGCGCCGGAGACGAGACCCGCCAGGTTCTGAACGACCTGCGCGACGTCGCCTGGCGTGTCTACCCGGCGATGCTCGCCCGCGACGGTCTACCCGCGGCACTGGAAGCATTGCAGGACCGCACTCCCATTCCCATGACAGTCCAGATAGGTCACATCAGTGGAATCGACCTGGCCACCGAGTCCGCCGCGTACTTCGTCGTCAGCGAGGCGGTGACCAACGTGATCAAACACGCCGAGGCATCGCGAATATCCGTGTCGGTCACCCGACGCGGAACCGACCTGCGACTGACCATCGAGGATGACGGTATCGGCGGAGCCGACCCCACCGGGCCGGGCCTGAGCGGCATCGCCTCCCGAGTATCGGCCCGAGACGGTCGACTCGACATCACGAGTCCGGTCGGTGGTCCCACCGTCGTCGAGGCGGAGTTGCCATGCGAATAACCATCGCGGAGGATTCCACCCTGCTGAGGGAGGGGATCGCGCAACTGCTCACCGCCGAAGGCCACACGATCGTCGACGCGGTCGGCACCGCCGACGACCTGCGCCGCGTCGTCGCGGTCGATCCACCCGACCTGGTCATCGTCGACGTTCGGATGCCACCTGACTATGTGGACGAGGGAATCCACGCGGCCCTGCAGATCCGCGCCGAACGCGGCGAGATCGCCGTGCTGGTCCTCTCCCAGTACGTGGAGCGACGTCACACCGGCAAGCTGCTCGACGGCCGCGGCGGGGTCGGATACCTCTTGAAGGACCGGATCTCCGACATCGCCGGATTCCTCGACGCGATCGAACGGGTCAGTGCCGGGGGAACCGCCTTCGACCCCGAGGTCATCCGGCAACTCATCTCCGCCAAGAACGCACCGGATACCCGCCTGGGCCACCTGACCGAACGAGAACTGGAGGTCCTGTCCCTCATCGCGCAGGGACACAGCAACACCTCGGTCGCCGGACAGCTGTTCATCAGTCAAAGCGCGGTGGAGAAGCACGTTAACGCCATCTTCACCAAACTGCGGCTGCCGGCCGGCACCTCATACAACCGGCGGGTGATCGCGGTGTTGAAGTACCTCGACGAGCGCTGAACCGTTGATGATCAGGTACGCGGGTCGTTCACCGGCGCGAGGCGACCGTTGACGACCCGGTACCGCCAGGCGGGTCCGTCGGCGGCCAGGATCGACACGGCCTCGATGAGTCGATCCACGTCGTCCTCGGTGCTGCCCAAACCGACGCTGGCGCGAACCGCCTGAAGGTCGTCGCCGTGCCTGCCGCGATGGGTCGGACCCGCCACGTCGCGGGCGCGGCGGGTGAGCCGTCGGGTCAGCGGATGCGCGCAGAACAGTCCGTCCCGCACCCCGATCCCGTACTCGGCCGACAGGGCGGCCGCGACCAGGTCGGCGTTGAGACCATCCACAGTGAATGCGACGGTTCCCACCCGAGCCGAATCGGCACCGAACAGGTGCAGTTGACGAACGCCCGGGATCCGATTCAGGCCAGCCGCCAGCCGTCGCCGCAGGCTCTCCTCCCGGTCGGTGATCCGCTCCCAGGTCGAGTCTGAAAAGGATCGACACACCGCAGCCAGGGCGACGGCGCCGACCACGTTGGGGCTGCCGCCTTCGTGCCGCCCCGGCCCCGTCCGCCAGGCGATGTCGCCGGTGGCGTCACCGACGTAGGCAGCCGCGCCACCGCCGGCCAGGTGCGGTTCGGCGACGTCCAGCCAGTCCCCGCGACCGGCCAGCACGCCGGTACCGAACGGTGCGTACAACTTGTGGCCGGAGAACACCACGTAGTCGGCGTCCCAGGACGTCAGATCGATACGTCGGTGCGGAGCCAGCTGCGCCGCATCGACCAGCAGCCGAGCCCCGAATCGCCGGGTGACCCTGGCGATCTCGACGATCGGAAACAACTCACCGGTCACATTGGAGGCACCGGTCACCGCCACGAGGACCGGATCGTCGTCGCCGAGAACGGTGAGGGCGGCGGCGATCGAGCGGACCGCGGCCGTCGGGGAATCGGGTGCGGGCAGCCTGATGAGGTTCTTCCAGGGCAACAGGTTGGCGTGGTGCTCGGACTCGAACGCCACGACCCGACACCCCTCGGGCAGGCTGCGAGCCAACAGCGTGGTGGCCTCGGTGGTGTGCCTGGTGAAGATGACGTGGTCGTCGGCGCGAGCACCGACGAACCGCGCGACGTCGCGACGAGCCTCCTCATAGGACGTCGTGCACTGCTGGGACAACCAGCCGGCGCCGCGATGCACCGCGGTGTAGCGGGGAAGCAGCTCCGCGACCGCTTGCGCGGCCGCCGCCGAACACGGTGCGCTGGCCGCATAGTCGAAGTTGGCGTAGCGGACGCGGGTTCCGTCCAGCAGGGGGACGTCCGGGGCGGGAAGCACGTCAAGTCGTGAGTGGATGGTGGCGACTCGGGAAGCCTGCGGGGTCGCCGGAAGAAACTCGGCGGTGCGCGCGGGGATGAGAGTGGACAGTGACATGTCGCCTCCTGGCGGTCCGACGGACCTCATGCCAGGTCCGCGTCTTGCCCGATGGCCGTTGCCATCGGACCCGGTCCTCACCTGGGGCACCCCACGCGGAGTTGGGTTGCCGGACAGCCAGCCAGGGCTTCGCGCTGTCACTCATGACCTGGCCTCGACGATAGCGGGCGGGTGCGGGGTACGTCCAGTGACTCCCGGCAGAGGTGCTCGTCACACCATGCCACTCACCCGTTGGCTAATCATGTTAGCTTTGCGGGGTCGTCATCGCCTTCGGCCGAGAGGAGCCACCCCGAAATGCCCAGAGCCGGCCTCACGCCCGATGTACTCGTTGACATCGCGCTCGACATCCTCGACGAGACCGGCGAGGTGAGCCTCGCCAAGATCGCCGCCCGCGCCAACGTCGCCACCCCCTCCCTGTACAAGCACATCGCCAACCTCGCCCAACTGCGCGAACTCATCGCCATCCGCGCCACCGACCAACTGAACGAACAGATCACCGAGGCATCACTGGGCAGATCCGGCCCCGAAGCGATCCGGGCCGCGATGACCGCGTGGCGCCGCTACGTCCTCGAATACCCGCACCGATACGCGGCCATACCGTTGGAACCGTTGAGCGACCCCGCGCTCGCCGAAGCAGGGGACCGTCTGATGCGCACCGCGGGCTCGGTGTTCCGCCGGTTCGAGTTGACCAGCGACGAACTGGTCCACGCCATCCGGGCGCTCCGGGTCATCGTCCACGGTTTCTCGACCCTGGAGGCCGGCGGCGGGTTCGGACTGCCACAGGACCTGGACCGAAGCTTCGCGAAACTGATCGACATGTATCTGGCATCGCTACCGTCCCACTGATGCGGCTTCGACCGCCCCGGCCTCGTGACGGTCGTGACCGCAACCGGCGACACGATGAAAGGCCGTGTCCGGATCCACCGGACACCGCATAGTCTGGTTGCCATGAGCCACGCCGTATCAGGACCGTCTGAGGTTCCCGGGCCCCACGGTCCGGGACCCGTTCAGCCGTACGGCCAGATGTACCCCCAGCCGAGCAGGCCGCCTCGCCCGTCCGCGTGGCGTCGACTCCTGATGCTGCTGGCGGTGTTCCTCCCGCCCACG
Proteins encoded:
- a CDS encoding ATP-dependent DNA helicase; this encodes MADETVTTSDRGAGGGVTPNRYRHRVTKPTVDQLLEAAVSAVPNGEIRPGQQQMATAIAESQRTGEHLLAQAGTGTGKSLAYLAPALLSDGPVVVSTATLALQSQLISTDLPRLAEAVSEVLGRTPKFAVFKGRHHYLCPAKIGADDEDTLFDTGEEDSGWLGQRSRLGKDIGRLTEWASDTDTGDRDDLDPGVSDTAWRQMSTSARDCVGVSNCRWGAECFAERARDRARAADIIVTNHALLSIDLIHNRSILPEHKLLIIDEAHELADRTTSAARAELSASSLDRLSRRSTKICGNDISGRLAEAADLLGVAVSDSPNTRLLELPEALNQALTLLEAVCREAVSGIGGVSPDSADSMARNQLKSQLTEAQETAQRCLIDADSDVRWCEGDGRGRSLVVAPLSVAGLLGEELFAGRTVVATSATLTLGGTFDAVAGSLGLRKENEQTGEDRPSGTNTGTMWRSLDVGSPFDYRKQGILYVAAHLPRPTASGLSDAAAEELVKLVSALGGRALGLFSSRRAADTAAEVLRERTDLPILLQGDETLPLLVKKFKADPSSVLLGVMSLWQGVDVPGDACQLVIVDRLPFPRPDEPLSAARSAAADAAGGSGFAAVSVPHAAIRLAQGVGRLIRTTGDKGVAAVLDPRLHTARSYGPYLKKTLPPLWYTTDADKVHAALGRLGAQPVAVGDLSHGHRHVVMSSQSTNH
- a CDS encoding AI-2E family transporter, giving the protein MSRLGRTSARARQVWRALRKNPYLERVEQARHRNEDPPPPEPPPVDDLEPDPEADPGIPRSLKVASSWAWRTLVIAAAVIGVLYLADILAVVVIPMLISLLLAAMLQPLVALLVRAHIPRSLAAAVVLVAGLGTVAGVLTYVINQFIEGVPELVANVQRGVQTIQTWAKEGPLHLEQAQIDNFFKQLSDSISNWLAADPTSAAETAGVTLGVALTTLTGLFLVLFTTFFFMRDGRRIWNFLIGMLPTAATEPMVRAGNASWRSLVSYVRATILVAVIDAVGIGAGLVLLKVPLAIPLAALVFLGAFVPIVGATVSGAVAVLVALVGDDWVTALIVLGLVLAVQQLEGNVLQPILMGRAVSIHPLAVVLAVGAGVVLAGIIGALIAVPLVAVLNAGVRQLRMKPSPPPTEEPAEESPPTGTVTA
- a CDS encoding GroES family chaperonin, which produces MTAYDTKTGLPIRLLHDRLLVRVDDEGERRSAAGIVIPATASIGHRLSWARAVAVGPLVRSVQVEDRVLFDPDDRSEVELHGEDYVLLRERDIHAVAAPHIDDNGTGLYL
- a CDS encoding DUF885 domain-containing protein, whose translation is MRRIDQIADKFVADSIALSPELGTYMGIPGRDHELDDFSPAGYRAKADLERAALAELLDTEPVDERERVAKEGMVERLELALERYDAGDVHLDLNVIASGAHGIRQVFDLMNTEGAEAAANVAARLNAVPTAFEQYTETLRAEAAKGRVAARRQVTEVAAHCDNWNGAGGEDFWSSVVAKTTVDGEAATGELGDSLATGAEAARAATAKFAAFLREELAPKAPEKDAVGRERYARASRYFLGESIDLEETYAWGWQELHRIETEMAQVADRIKSGATVDEVVDLLDADPEQIVHDKNDFRDWMQELADATVADMADTHFDIPEAVRRIECMIAPTADGAIYYTGPSEDFSRPGRMWWSVPEGQDKFSKWREVTTVYHEGVPGHHLQIGQSAYRSELLNRYQRQLLWCSGHGEGWALYSERLMDELGYLSEPANKLGMLDGQAFRAARVIVDIGVHLELEIPEDNPFGFAPGQTWNADLAWEFLRAHCRIEEDMLRFELNRYLGWPGQAPSYKVGERIWMAAREEYQQRKGSDFSLKQFHTDSLNLGSLGLGPFRAAMRRL
- a CDS encoding DedA family protein, encoding METEAPELNTVAEWAIDLMETLGSAGAGLAIALENLFPPLPSEIILPLAGFTASRGTFSLAEALIWTTLGSLVGAVALYALGALLGRDRLRRIASRVPLLKLADVDRAEAWFTRHGSKAVFFGRMIPIFRSLISIPAGVERMPVARFILLTTAGSAIWNTVFVLAGYYLGENWHVVEQYADILQKIVIVAVVVTAVVFVVSRWRQHSRAKASA
- a CDS encoding sensor histidine kinase; this encodes MTEPDTETASMPISAVRHLVAAVATVLMLPVQAFAITAAPVTAAPADLVAAWTGRRLTWADGRVRSDRPIDRRRLGLVVAGFAVGLANAGVLALIGLGLYVAVTVLIGAATGGPVPIFEAGPGQVTWSTVVWFTLPGVVLLFLGVSGLAAISHLDRRAWIAFARPSADDLERQVDRLNTTLADVIAAVDTERRRIERDIHDGIQQRVVALSILLARAERTGDAEQRRDLHRRAGDETRQVLNDLRDVAWRVYPAMLARDGLPAALEALQDRTPIPMTVQIGHISGIDLATESAAYFVVSEAVTNVIKHAEASRISVSVTRRGTDLRLTIEDDGIGGADPTGPGLSGIASRVSARDGRLDITSPVGGPTVVEAELPCE
- a CDS encoding response regulator transcription factor — its product is MRITIAEDSTLLREGIAQLLTAEGHTIVDAVGTADDLRRVVAVDPPDLVIVDVRMPPDYVDEGIHAALQIRAERGEIAVLVLSQYVERRHTGKLLDGRGGVGYLLKDRISDIAGFLDAIERVSAGGTAFDPEVIRQLISAKNAPDTRLGHLTERELEVLSLIAQGHSNTSVAGQLFISQSAVEKHVNAIFTKLRLPAGTSYNRRVIAVLKYLDER
- a CDS encoding aminotransferase class V-fold PLP-dependent enzyme; its protein translation is MSLSTLIPARTAEFLPATPQASRVATIHSRLDVLPAPDVPLLDGTRVRYANFDYAASAPCSAAAAQAVAELLPRYTAVHRGAGWLSQQCTTSYEEARRDVARFVGARADDHVIFTRHTTEATTLLARSLPEGCRVVAFESEHHANLLPWKNLIRLPAPDSPTAAVRSIAAALTVLGDDDPVLVAVTGASNVTGELFPIVEIARVTRRFGARLLVDAAQLAPHRRIDLTSWDADYVVFSGHKLYAPFGTGVLAGRGDWLDVAEPHLAGGGAAAYVGDATGDIAWRTGPGRHEGGSPNVVGAVALAAVCRSFSDSTWERITDREESLRRRLAAGLNRIPGVRQLHLFGADSARVGTVAFTVDGLNADLVAAALSAEYGIGVRDGLFCAHPLTRRLTRRARDVAGPTHRGRHGDDLQAVRASVGLGSTEDDVDRLIEAVSILAADGPAWRYRVVNGRLAPVNDPRT
- a CDS encoding TetR/AcrR family transcriptional regulator gives rise to the protein MPRAGLTPDVLVDIALDILDETGEVSLAKIAARANVATPSLYKHIANLAQLRELIAIRATDQLNEQITEASLGRSGPEAIRAAMTAWRRYVLEYPHRYAAIPLEPLSDPALAEAGDRLMRTAGSVFRRFELTSDELVHAIRALRVIVHGFSTLEAGGGFGLPQDLDRSFAKLIDMYLASLPSH